GCCGTCGTCGTCGCCGTGGCCGGCGAAGTGCACCACGTGCGGCCTGACGGTCAGCAGCGCGGGGAGGATGTCGGAGGTGCGCGCCGCCGTCCTGGCGCTGACCTCCATCCGCCCCGAGCGCTCGGCCACCAGCTGGATGCGGCGCAGTTCCTCGGCCAGGTTGAGCATGCCCTGGTCGCCCGGCGAGGCCATCAGGCACAGCACGCGCAGCAACTCCTGCCCGGCGGGACCGGCGTGCTCGCGGGCGGGCCGGCCGGGCGCCAGCTCCCGCAGCGCCCGGTTGCCCGGGTAGTCGGCCGCCGCGCGGGCCACCAGGTCGTCGAGGGTGAAGGCGAAGGCGCCCTTCTCCACCTCCTGGCAGACCGCCATCCAGAAGTCTCTCGGCCTGCGCGCGCCGCGCACCGGGAGCCTGGCGCGGTTGGCGCC
This window of the Nonomuraea africana genome carries:
- a CDS encoding effector-associated domain EAD1-containing protein — translated: MLRASAFDTLGELYPDDDSCHLLLASLGANRARLPVRGARRPRDFWMAVCQEVEKGAFAFTLDDLVARAAADYPGNRALRELAPGRPAREHAGPAGQELLRVLCLMASPGDQGMLNLAEELRRIQLVAERSGRMEVSARTAARTSDILPALLTVRPHVVHFAGHGDDDGALVFEDTAHVSTRVAAERLAAAFEAAGPLLCVVLNACYTGEQAEVFLAAAGAVAGSTEALPDQAAILFSEGFYLGLGDGRSAREAFGLGSARMGLDGHDTSCLRYLDREGEL